The following proteins come from a genomic window of Gemmatimonadota bacterium:
- the trmFO gene encoding methylenetetrahydrofolate--tRNA-(uracil(54)-C(5))-methyltransferase (FADH(2)-oxidizing) TrmFO, whose amino-acid sequence MNHAVTVIGGGLAGCEAALQLAAHGHKVCLIEMRPAHSTAAHQTDLLGELVCTNSFKSEDPANAHGQLKREMAQLGSILLRSAAAARVPAGSALAVDRERFAGAMTAAVREHPGIELQRREVRALPEGPTVVATGPLTSDALSEAIRTCLGSDGLAFFDAIAPIVHRESLDESIVFAAGRFEESDDYLNCPFSKDEYEAFIDDLLAAEVHDGHDWDRVPYFEGCLPIEVMASRGRDTLRFGPMKPIGLTDPRTGRRPWAVLQLRREDAAGQMLNLVGFQTRMKVGAQAAVFRRVPGLAGAEFLRWGSIHRNTYLNFPAHLLPHGGLPGRPDLVFAGQLTGVEGYTESAASGILAGINLDRILTGRSPVMPPATTMLGGLLRFLREADPMRFQPMNSNWGLVDPLPNPPRGKPERREALAARAQADFERWVQEESIMGTPVGVGGIR is encoded by the coding sequence GTGAACCACGCCGTCACCGTCATCGGTGGTGGACTGGCGGGGTGCGAGGCTGCCCTCCAGCTGGCGGCGCACGGGCATAAGGTCTGCCTCATCGAGATGCGCCCCGCCCACAGCACGGCGGCTCACCAGACCGACCTGCTCGGCGAGCTCGTTTGTACCAACTCCTTCAAGAGCGAAGACCCCGCCAACGCGCACGGCCAGCTGAAGCGCGAGATGGCGCAGCTGGGCTCGATACTCCTGCGCTCTGCGGCCGCCGCCCGTGTGCCGGCGGGGTCCGCGCTGGCCGTAGATCGCGAGCGCTTCGCAGGCGCCATGACCGCGGCGGTCCGGGAGCATCCCGGGATCGAGTTGCAGCGCAGGGAGGTGCGTGCGCTTCCGGAAGGACCGACCGTGGTGGCGACCGGTCCGCTGACTTCGGATGCGCTTTCCGAGGCCATCCGGACTTGCCTGGGCAGCGACGGACTCGCCTTCTTCGATGCCATCGCTCCCATCGTGCACCGCGAGTCGCTGGACGAGAGCATCGTCTTTGCGGCGGGTCGCTTCGAGGAGTCCGACGACTACTTGAACTGCCCGTTCTCAAAGGACGAGTACGAGGCGTTCATCGACGATCTGCTGGCCGCTGAGGTCCACGACGGTCACGACTGGGACCGCGTTCCCTACTTCGAGGGCTGCCTTCCCATCGAAGTGATGGCGAGCCGCGGGCGGGACACGCTGCGCTTCGGTCCCATGAAGCCCATCGGCCTCACGGACCCGCGAACCGGACGGCGTCCGTGGGCGGTCCTGCAACTCCGGCGAGAGGATGCCGCAGGCCAGATGCTCAACCTGGTGGGCTTCCAGACGCGCATGAAGGTCGGAGCCCAAGCGGCGGTATTCCGCAGAGTCCCGGGCCTCGCTGGGGCGGAATTCCTGAGGTGGGGGTCGATCCATCGCAACACCTACCTCAACTTCCCTGCACATCTGCTGCCGCATGGGGGGCTCCCCGGACGCCCCGACCTGGTGTTCGCCGGTCAGCTGACGGGCGTGGAAGGATACACGGAGTCGGCAGCGAGCGGCATCCTGGCGGGGATCAACCTGGACCGCATCCTGACCGGACGGTCACCGGTGATGCCTCCTGCGACGACGATGCTGGGCGGCCTCCTGCGGTTCCTCCGCGAGGCGGATCCGATGCGCTTTCAGCCCATGAACTCGAACTGGGGCCTGGTCGATCCCCTCCCCAACCCGCCGCGGGGGAAGCCGGAGCGTCGAGAGGCGCTGGCGGCCCGAGCCCAAGCCGACTTCGAGCGCTGGGTTCAAGAGGAGAGCATCATGGGGACTCCCGTCGGGGTCGGTGGAATCCGCTGA
- the topA gene encoding type I DNA topoisomerase, with amino-acid sequence MKLVIVESPAKAKTIEKFLGKDYKVAASYGHIRDLPSSAREIPARYRKKSWARLAVDTEGSFQPIYVVPKENQARIKDLKKLMQKADEVLLATDEDREGESISWHLLEVLEPEVPVRRITFNEITRSAVQRALAQPRDVDSKLVQAQEARRVLDRLFGYELSPVLWKKVRTKLSAGRVQSAALRLVVEREEERQAFKSTAYWDVVAKFQADGTPFTARLTAIGAQRIATSRDFDSITGALDADAGVRVLDRASAAGVVEAARSAIPWSVTRVERKETRQRPQAPFTTSTLQQAAGSRLRMSAKQTMRVAQALYEGIDLGGGEREGLITYMRTDSVHLSAEALEGTATQIRKQFGEAYYDGPRFYQTRAKAAQEAHEAIRPTVLGRTPDSVARVLTKEQLALYDLIWRRSMASQMVDARIDRTTVDLEARGKEVHHFRANGSVLRFPGFLQVLETEREDQLLPHLEEGSTVGDDASGVPLESLEPEGHETRPPPRYTEATLVRRLEEEGIGRPSTYTPTLSTIQDRHYVVKKGSQLVPTYVGMAVIRLLREHFGRYVDLAFTAKMEDTLDEIASGAVDSVDFLSSFYRGGDGDPGLVQSIETELPRIEYPQIPVGNDPETGESLLVRIGKNSILVQRGESDERATVPLDVLIDELTPEKAHEILEQRSRSEDPIGTDDRTGEPIYLKVGPYGPYVQLGPDDQDDKPKRASLPRGMKPEELTLDYARKLLSLPRSLGSDPDTGAEVFAGLGRYGPYVNRERVYRNLPSLERVFEIGLDEAVELINSKPKRGKTVLKSLGDHPETGKPLEVVEGRYGPYVTDGKLNASIAKDRDPQDVTMDEAVALLAQAATRTKTKAPARRGRTRK; translated from the coding sequence GTGAAGCTCGTCATCGTAGAGTCGCCGGCCAAGGCGAAGACGATCGAGAAGTTCCTGGGCAAGGACTACAAGGTCGCTGCGTCGTACGGACATATCAGGGATCTGCCCAGCTCGGCGCGGGAGATTCCCGCGCGCTATCGCAAGAAGTCCTGGGCCCGGCTCGCTGTGGATACGGAAGGGAGTTTCCAGCCGATCTACGTCGTGCCCAAGGAGAACCAGGCGCGCATCAAGGACCTGAAGAAGCTGATGCAGAAGGCCGACGAGGTGCTGCTCGCCACGGACGAAGACCGCGAGGGCGAGTCGATCTCCTGGCACCTGCTCGAGGTGCTCGAGCCGGAGGTGCCGGTCCGTCGCATCACCTTCAACGAGATCACGCGCTCTGCGGTGCAGCGCGCGCTCGCGCAGCCTCGGGACGTGGACAGCAAGTTGGTGCAGGCCCAGGAAGCGCGACGTGTCCTGGATCGCCTGTTCGGCTACGAGCTATCCCCCGTGCTATGGAAGAAGGTCCGGACCAAGCTGTCGGCGGGGCGTGTGCAGAGCGCCGCGCTGCGTCTGGTGGTGGAGCGGGAAGAGGAGCGGCAGGCCTTCAAGAGCACGGCGTACTGGGACGTGGTGGCGAAGTTTCAGGCGGACGGCACTCCTTTCACCGCGCGGCTCACTGCCATCGGCGCGCAGCGTATTGCCACTTCGCGCGACTTCGACTCCATCACCGGGGCACTCGATGCGGACGCTGGAGTGCGCGTGCTGGATCGAGCGTCGGCGGCGGGCGTCGTGGAAGCGGCCCGCTCCGCCATTCCGTGGTCGGTCACGCGCGTCGAACGCAAGGAGACGCGTCAGCGCCCACAGGCACCGTTCACGACCTCCACGCTGCAACAGGCGGCTGGGTCCCGCCTGCGGATGTCGGCCAAGCAGACCATGCGGGTGGCGCAGGCCCTGTACGAAGGTATCGACCTCGGAGGAGGCGAGCGCGAGGGTCTCATCACCTACATGCGGACGGACTCCGTGCACCTGAGCGCCGAGGCTCTGGAGGGTACCGCGACCCAGATCCGCAAGCAGTTCGGTGAGGCGTACTACGATGGTCCCCGCTTCTACCAGACGCGCGCCAAAGCGGCGCAGGAGGCCCACGAAGCGATTCGCCCGACAGTCCTGGGCCGCACGCCCGATTCGGTGGCGCGCGTACTGACAAAGGAGCAATTGGCGCTCTACGATCTGATCTGGCGGCGCTCCATGGCATCGCAGATGGTCGATGCGCGCATCGACCGCACCACCGTCGACCTGGAGGCCCGCGGCAAGGAGGTGCATCACTTCCGCGCCAACGGATCCGTGCTCCGGTTCCCCGGCTTCCTGCAGGTGCTCGAAACCGAGCGGGAGGATCAGCTCCTTCCCCACCTGGAGGAGGGTTCGACGGTCGGGGACGATGCCTCGGGTGTTCCCTTGGAGTCCCTGGAGCCCGAGGGACACGAGACCAGGCCACCACCGCGCTACACCGAAGCGACGCTGGTGCGGCGGCTCGAAGAGGAGGGCATTGGCCGCCCCTCGACGTACACGCCCACGCTCTCGACCATCCAGGATCGGCACTACGTGGTCAAGAAGGGAAGTCAGCTCGTGCCCACCTACGTGGGGATGGCGGTGATCCGGCTGCTGCGAGAGCACTTCGGCCGCTACGTGGATCTGGCGTTCACGGCGAAGATGGAAGACACCCTGGACGAGATCGCTTCGGGCGCGGTCGACTCCGTGGACTTCCTGTCCAGCTTCTACCGCGGAGGCGACGGGGATCCGGGGCTGGTGCAGTCCATCGAGACCGAGCTGCCTCGCATCGAGTACCCGCAGATCCCGGTTGGGAATGACCCGGAGACCGGGGAGTCGTTGCTGGTCCGCATCGGAAAGAACAGCATCCTGGTGCAGAGAGGCGAAAGCGACGAGCGCGCGACGGTGCCTCTCGATGTCCTCATCGACGAGCTGACTCCCGAGAAGGCCCACGAGATCCTGGAGCAACGCTCCCGGTCCGAGGATCCCATCGGAACCGATGATCGCACGGGCGAGCCGATCTACCTGAAGGTGGGGCCCTACGGACCCTACGTTCAGTTGGGGCCCGACGATCAGGACGACAAGCCCAAGCGAGCGAGTCTCCCCCGCGGCATGAAGCCCGAAGAGCTGACGCTCGACTACGCGCGCAAGCTCCTGTCGTTGCCGCGCAGTCTCGGCTCCGATCCCGACACGGGAGCCGAAGTGTTTGCAGGGCTGGGCCGGTATGGACCCTACGTGAACCGGGAGCGCGTGTATCGGAATCTACCGTCGCTGGAGCGGGTCTTCGAAATCGGCCTCGACGAGGCCGTGGAGCTGATCAACTCCAAGCCCAAGCGCGGGAAGACGGTGTTGAAGTCGCTGGGCGACCACCCGGAGACAGGCAAGCCCTTGGAGGTGGTCGAGGGCCGCTACGGCCCCTACGTCACCGACGGGAAGCTCAACGCGTCCATCGCCAAGGACCGCGACCCACAGGACGTGACCATGGACGAAGCCGTGGCACTGCTGGCCCAGGCGGCGACACGCACGAAGACGAAGGCTCCTGCGCGCCGCGGCCGGACGCGGAAGTGA
- a CDS encoding shikimate kinase → MSAGIRRVVLIGSMGSGKSTVGRELADLWGWTFADADEVVEREAGCSVADVFAAEGERGFRARERKVMSGLLREAACVIASGGGWASEPGVWDALPDGTRTVWLRVSTRVALERALADGGRERPLLSGPDPMETLERLRRDRAASYERADLSIDTEGARPREIAERIATALKESQ, encoded by the coding sequence ATGAGCGCGGGCATCCGGCGCGTGGTGTTGATCGGATCGATGGGAAGCGGCAAGAGTACGGTAGGGCGCGAGCTCGCGGACCTGTGGGGATGGACCTTCGCGGACGCCGATGAGGTCGTCGAGCGAGAGGCAGGTTGCTCGGTGGCGGACGTGTTCGCCGCCGAAGGGGAGCGGGGCTTTCGAGCCCGTGAACGGAAGGTGATGTCGGGGCTTCTCCGAGAGGCCGCGTGCGTGATCGCGTCCGGTGGCGGCTGGGCGTCGGAGCCCGGGGTCTGGGACGCCCTGCCGGACGGTACGCGCACGGTCTGGCTGCGGGTGAGCACCAGGGTCGCGCTGGAGCGCGCACTGGCGGACGGCGGGCGGGAACGCCCTTTGCTTTCGGGCCCCGACCCGATGGAGACGCTGGAACGACTACGGAGGGACCGCGCGGCGTCGTACGAACGCGCGGACCTCAGCATCGACACCGAGGGCGCTCGGCCGCGTGAGATCGCCGAACGCATCGCAACTGCTTTGAAGGAGAGTCAGTGA
- the aroC gene encoding chorismate synthase produces the protein MSVFSFRTAGESHGPGLIALVEGVPAGLPLAAERDVDPELKRRQAGYGRGRRMLIEQDRAEVLSGVRLGETLGSPIALLVRNRDHENWLPAMGAEAAPADVNPKALKPVFLPRPGHADLAGVLKYGRSEARDILERASARETAARVAAGAVAKRLLAELGVRVESHVCSIGPVVAPEVVGLPDRLNDAADPSAVRVLDPDAEARMVAAIDAAKEAGDTLGGVFEVVARGLPVGLGSHVAWDRRLDGRLAGALMSIQAIKGVEIGPAFENAQKPGSGVHDAMASDPERALSGGVGRASNRAGGLEGGMTNGEPLRLRAAMKPIATLRKRLPSIDLRDGSERDAAVERSDVCAVPAASVVGEAMVALVLADAMLEKFGGDSLEETRRNLGAYMADLAERTRHRVPLRAETG, from the coding sequence ATGTCCGTATTCAGCTTCCGAACCGCCGGCGAGTCCCACGGCCCCGGCCTGATCGCTCTGGTCGAAGGCGTCCCCGCGGGACTGCCCCTGGCGGCCGAACGCGATGTCGATCCTGAGCTGAAGCGCCGGCAGGCCGGGTACGGACGGGGCCGTCGCATGCTCATCGAGCAGGATCGGGCGGAGGTCCTCTCCGGAGTCCGCCTGGGAGAGACGCTCGGGTCCCCCATCGCGCTTTTGGTGCGGAACCGCGACCACGAGAACTGGCTTCCAGCCATGGGGGCGGAGGCGGCTCCTGCCGACGTGAACCCGAAGGCCCTCAAACCGGTCTTCCTCCCCCGACCTGGCCACGCGGACCTGGCTGGGGTCCTCAAGTACGGCCGCTCCGAGGCACGCGACATCCTGGAGCGGGCCAGCGCCCGGGAGACGGCTGCCCGCGTCGCGGCGGGGGCAGTGGCCAAACGGCTGCTCGCAGAGCTGGGTGTACGGGTCGAGAGTCATGTGTGCTCGATCGGGCCCGTGGTGGCGCCCGAGGTGGTGGGTCTGCCCGATCGCTTGAACGACGCTGCCGACCCATCGGCGGTGCGGGTGCTCGACCCTGACGCCGAGGCACGCATGGTGGCGGCCATCGATGCGGCCAAAGAGGCTGGGGACACCCTCGGGGGGGTCTTCGAGGTGGTGGCCCGCGGCCTTCCGGTCGGTCTGGGCAGTCACGTGGCCTGGGACCGTCGACTCGACGGTCGGTTGGCCGGCGCGCTCATGTCGATCCAAGCCATCAAAGGGGTCGAGATCGGCCCCGCGTTCGAGAACGCCCAAAAGCCGGGCTCGGGGGTTCACGACGCCATGGCCAGCGACCCGGAGCGTGCGTTGAGTGGTGGTGTAGGCCGCGCATCGAACCGTGCCGGTGGATTGGAAGGGGGCATGACCAACGGAGAGCCCCTGCGGCTACGCGCGGCGATGAAGCCGATCGCGACCCTGAGGAAGCGCCTCCCCTCCATCGATCTGCGAGATGGCAGCGAGCGGGACGCCGCAGTCGAGCGCAGCGACGTCTGCGCCGTTCCGGCCGCATCGGTGGTGGGTGAGGCCATGGTGGCGCTGGTGCTTGCCGACGCGATGTTGGAGAAGTTCGGTGGAGATTCCCTCGAGGAGACCCGGCGCAATCTTGGCGCCTACATGGCCGATCTGGCCGAGCGCACCCGCCACCGGGTTCCTCTCCGTGCCGAGACGGGATGA
- a CDS encoding AMIN domain-containing protein produces the protein MTAFLTALAVSVFGGDLVKSLDVLPNAERTEIVIGIEGEVQYRDFTLEAPARLVVDLLGARHGLPQANYFDINRGGVKAVRTSQYSEDVVRVVVELDQAVTYDVQAGSGFVRVSLQGQTGTFEPWSTVAEAVPMASGPAPAEPDAVADLIATREARLDVQPLQQEARRITVAFAETPIRDVLFTFAEFAGRSIVAGTNVQTNISADIRDQPWDIALQTILEAQGLAARELETGIIRVDNIENLSQRETIEALQTRPFRVNYAAADELSTSIQGLLSDRGKVTVGSGTNTVIVTDVPRVLEAVEDLIGELDVRTPMVNISAKIIFVNRTDLNEFGITYDLKDSRGNQLNVLTPGAIDENGDGVLSLPDEQVERGTDVISLGGSSVAALGNARNRLPTPALSVLTSLLVGRYTLINFIDALESLDLSEVQAAPTLTVMDNKAARVLVGERTPLRVIDLGSQAGGGGGGQGGNIPQATVQLQETGIKLDVTPHVTAGNNILLDLRAERSAAELAQSDAGFIFRTQEAESRVLVEDGETVVIAGLTISERTESRSGIPLLMSLPVVGRLFRVTREQEIQRDLIILVTPQIVRTDG, from the coding sequence ATGACCGCTTTCCTGACGGCTCTGGCCGTCTCGGTGTTCGGCGGCGACCTGGTCAAGAGTCTGGACGTCCTGCCGAACGCGGAGAGGACCGAGATCGTGATCGGGATCGAGGGTGAAGTGCAGTATCGGGACTTCACTCTGGAGGCACCGGCGCGCCTCGTCGTCGATTTGTTGGGGGCCCGGCACGGTTTGCCACAGGCCAACTACTTCGACATCAACCGCGGCGGCGTGAAGGCCGTCCGCACGAGCCAGTACTCAGAGGACGTCGTACGCGTCGTCGTCGAGCTCGACCAGGCCGTCACCTATGACGTGCAGGCGGGCTCAGGCTTCGTGAGGGTGTCGCTGCAGGGCCAGACCGGGACCTTCGAACCCTGGTCGACGGTTGCAGAGGCGGTTCCGATGGCCTCGGGGCCTGCCCCGGCCGAGCCGGATGCGGTTGCCGATTTGATCGCGACCCGCGAAGCCAGGTTGGACGTCCAGCCGCTGCAACAGGAGGCGCGCCGCATCACGGTCGCCTTCGCCGAGACGCCCATCCGTGACGTTCTCTTCACGTTCGCAGAGTTCGCGGGCCGGTCGATCGTGGCGGGGACCAATGTCCAGACCAACATCTCCGCCGATATCCGGGACCAGCCCTGGGACATCGCGCTACAGACGATCCTGGAAGCCCAGGGCCTCGCGGCCCGGGAGTTGGAGACCGGGATCATCCGCGTGGACAACATCGAGAACCTGAGTCAGCGCGAGACGATCGAAGCTCTGCAGACGCGGCCTTTCCGGGTCAACTACGCGGCAGCGGACGAACTCTCGACCTCCATCCAGGGGCTGCTGAGCGATCGGGGCAAGGTGACCGTTGGCAGCGGGACAAACACGGTCATCGTGACCGACGTGCCGCGAGTGCTCGAAGCGGTTGAGGACCTGATCGGCGAGTTGGACGTACGCACGCCGATGGTCAACATCTCGGCCAAGATCATCTTCGTGAACCGGACGGACCTGAACGAGTTCGGGATCACCTACGACCTCAAGGACTCGCGGGGGAACCAGCTCAACGTGCTCACGCCGGGCGCCATCGACGAGAACGGTGACGGTGTGCTGTCCCTGCCCGACGAGCAGGTCGAACGCGGAACCGATGTGATCAGCCTCGGCGGAAGCTCGGTGGCGGCGCTGGGCAACGCCCGCAACCGCCTGCCGACGCCCGCGCTCAGCGTGTTGACCTCGCTGTTGGTTGGCCGCTACACGCTCATCAACTTCATCGACGCCTTGGAGTCGCTCGATCTGAGCGAAGTCCAGGCGGCGCCCACGCTCACGGTCATGGACAACAAGGCCGCGCGGGTGCTGGTCGGTGAGCGGACGCCCTTGCGCGTCATCGACCTCGGGTCTCAGGCAGGTGGTGGTGGTGGTGGGCAGGGTGGGAACATCCCCCAGGCCACCGTCCAGCTCCAGGAGACCGGTATCAAGCTCGACGTCACCCCACACGTGACGGCTGGCAACAACATCCTGCTGGACCTGCGAGCCGAGCGGTCAGCGGCGGAGCTAGCCCAGTCGGACGCCGGCTTCATCTTCCGCACCCAGGAAGCCGAGTCGCGGGTGCTGGTCGAAGACGGTGAGACGGTAGTGATCGCAGGTCTTACGATTTCGGAGCGAACGGAGTCCCGGTCGGGAATCCCGCTTCTCATGAGCCTTCCCGTGGTTGGCCGCCTGTTCCGGGTCACACGTGAACAGGAGATCCAGCGTGACCTGATCATCCTGGTGACGCCTCAAATCGTGCGCACGGACGGGTAA
- the pilO gene encoding type 4a pilus biogenesis protein PilO, whose product MKLIPTEPKKRNALFIGILALLGLYAFQSYWYAPRKETMQEMEARLEQLTDQNRRAQILATRGGRELEERLALYERHLLRLEQLIPRSEEVPALLNSMSIEARQNDVDLALMRPDPQPETTEHYTKTVYQIGVTGNYHSVGRFLAAIASLPRILTPIDLDVATASAAQQRGADENADTPIQATFKIQTYTIPPPGALPAPGTGEGVAAGGGA is encoded by the coding sequence ATGAAGCTGATCCCGACCGAACCCAAGAAGAGGAATGCACTCTTCATCGGCATTCTCGCCTTGCTGGGGCTGTACGCGTTCCAGAGCTACTGGTATGCGCCCCGCAAGGAGACGATGCAGGAGATGGAGGCGCGCCTCGAACAGTTGACCGATCAGAACCGGCGGGCGCAGATCCTGGCCACCCGCGGAGGACGTGAGCTGGAGGAGCGTCTCGCGCTGTACGAGCGCCACCTTCTGCGCCTCGAGCAGTTGATTCCGCGGAGCGAAGAGGTGCCGGCTCTCCTCAACAGCATGTCGATCGAGGCCCGCCAGAACGACGTCGATCTGGCCCTCATGCGCCCCGATCCGCAGCCGGAGACGACCGAGCACTACACGAAGACGGTGTATCAGATCGGCGTAACCGGGAACTACCACTCGGTGGGGCGGTTCCTGGCTGCGATCGCCTCCCTCCCGCGCATCCTGACGCCCATCGATCTCGATGTGGCGACCGCTTCGGCGGCGCAACAGCGTGGGGCGGATGAGAACGCCGACACGCCGATCCAGGCGACGTTCAAGATTCAGACGTACACCATCCCACCGCCGGGAGCGCTTCCTGCGCCCGGTACCGGTGAGGGGGTGGCTGCCGGAGGTGGAGCATGA
- a CDS encoding PilN domain-containing protein, producing the protein MIEVNLLPGGRKRQAGGKRFKFALPSRSKTTRKGPASSSGMDTWVLGSAAAVVLSVGVMGWMFMGVGGRTKELTLEIEQAARDSARYADLIQQTEGLRARRDTISQKVAIIQDIDGNRYVWPHVMDEVARALPDYTWLTSLVQVDGGSAPSFRIEGRAGNNFALTRFMDNLEASPFIRGVRLISTEQVVESLPGGIQREVHQFSLEAGYEDPPTELIETVPLFSANLSGNIVP; encoded by the coding sequence GTGATCGAAGTCAATCTCCTACCCGGCGGGAGAAAGCGTCAGGCCGGGGGCAAGCGCTTCAAGTTCGCACTTCCCAGTCGGAGCAAGACGACGCGGAAGGGTCCCGCCTCCTCGTCCGGAATGGACACGTGGGTATTGGGCTCGGCAGCGGCCGTTGTGCTCTCTGTGGGAGTGATGGGCTGGATGTTCATGGGCGTAGGCGGTCGCACCAAGGAACTCACCTTGGAGATCGAGCAGGCTGCCCGCGACTCCGCTCGCTACGCCGACCTCATCCAACAGACCGAAGGCCTCCGAGCCCGCCGCGACACGATCAGCCAGAAGGTGGCGATCATCCAGGACATCGACGGCAACCGCTACGTGTGGCCCCACGTCATGGACGAAGTGGCGCGGGCGCTGCCGGACTACACGTGGTTGACCAGCCTGGTGCAGGTCGACGGGGGCTCGGCGCCCTCGTTCCGGATCGAAGGACGGGCGGGCAACAACTTCGCCTTGACCCGCTTCATGGACAATCTGGAAGCGTCGCCCTTCATACGGGGTGTGCGCCTGATCTCGACGGAGCAGGTGGTCGAGAGTCTGCCCGGAGGCATCCAACGCGAGGTCCATCAGTTCTCGCTCGAGGCCGGGTACGAAGATCCGCCCACCGAATTGATCGAGACCGTTCCGCTGTTCTCGGCAAACCTCAGCGGCAACATCGTGCCGTAG
- the pilM gene encoding type IV pilus assembly protein PilM → MGLFGRKKSSLGLDIGSGFVKLVEVDSSGGQPEVARVAMRPLVQDAIVEGEVMDPGLVAETIRGLFDEMGYKSREVVTSVGGHDVIIKKIEMDRMKESDAREVIRWEAEQHVPFDIKSVELDFQILDPHGEGLQMEVLLVAAKRELVDNKVNLLMEAGVTPRVIDVDAFALHNAFEFNYPEGRTGVVALVNVGHEMTNVNILEDGVPVLTRDIPFGSRRIREDLQRERGLTADQAEAVLQGRGSIADLDRFVESSADEIAVGIERASAFLMTRQAGAGLGRIHLSGGGARIPGMAEALATRMNVATELVNPFERIPVRPDAPMDLSLEEAAPMLLLPLGLALRSN, encoded by the coding sequence ATGGGCCTCTTTGGAAGGAAGAAGAGTTCGCTCGGCCTCGACATCGGGAGCGGATTCGTCAAGCTCGTCGAAGTAGACTCCTCCGGCGGGCAGCCGGAAGTCGCCCGGGTGGCAATGCGGCCCCTCGTCCAGGACGCCATCGTCGAGGGCGAGGTGATGGACCCCGGGCTCGTTGCCGAGACGATCCGCGGCCTCTTCGACGAGATGGGATACAAGTCCCGCGAGGTCGTCACGTCCGTCGGCGGCCACGACGTGATCATCAAGAAGATCGAGATGGATCGGATGAAGGAGTCCGACGCTCGTGAGGTGATCCGTTGGGAGGCCGAACAGCACGTTCCCTTCGACATCAAGAGTGTCGAGTTGGACTTCCAGATCCTGGATCCCCACGGCGAGGGGCTCCAGATGGAGGTTCTCCTCGTTGCCGCCAAACGTGAGCTGGTGGACAACAAGGTCAACCTGCTCATGGAAGCAGGCGTGACACCGCGAGTCATCGACGTCGATGCCTTCGCGCTGCACAACGCCTTCGAGTTCAACTACCCCGAGGGACGCACCGGCGTCGTGGCCCTTGTGAATGTGGGTCACGAGATGACGAACGTGAACATCTTGGAAGACGGCGTGCCGGTCCTCACTCGCGACATCCCCTTCGGCTCCCGCCGGATCCGCGAGGACCTCCAGCGAGAGCGCGGCTTGACCGCGGATCAGGCTGAGGCGGTCCTGCAGGGTCGGGGCTCCATCGCGGACCTTGATCGTTTCGTGGAATCCAGCGCCGACGAGATCGCAGTGGGGATCGAGCGGGCCTCCGCCTTCTTGATGACTCGCCAAGCCGGCGCCGGCCTGGGCCGCATCCACCTGTCCGGGGGCGGTGCCCGCATCCCGGGGATGGCCGAGGCCCTCGCCACGCGCATGAACGTCGCGACCGAGCTCGTGAATCCGTTCGAACGGATTCCAGTCCGCCCGGACGCCCCCATGGACCTCTCCCTTGAGGAAGCCGCGCCCATGCTGCTGCTGCCTCTCGGGCTCGCACTCCGCTCCAACTAA